The following DNA comes from Mucilaginibacter jinjuensis.
ATTCTTCAAAAAATGAAGAAAACTGCTGAAGACTTTTTAGGACAAGAAGTTACTGAAGCGGTTATTACCGTACCGGCTTACTTTAATGATGCACAACGCCAGGCTACTAAAGAAGCCGGTGAAATTGCAGGCTTAACTGTAAAACGTATCATTAACGAACCTACTGCTGCTGCCCTTGCTTACGGCCTGGATAAAGCACACAAAGACATGAAAATTGTTGTGTTTGACTGCGGTGGTGGTACTCATGACGTTTCTGTTTTAGAGTTAGGTGATGGCGTTTTCGAAGTGAAATCAACCGATGGTGATACTCACCTGGGTGGTGATGACTTTGACCAGGTTATTATTGACTGGTTGGCAGACGAATTTAAAAGCGACGAAGGTATTGACCTGCGTAAAGACCCTATGGCTTTACAACGCTTAAAAGAAGCTGCTGAGAAAGCTAAAATCGAATTATCAAGCACTGCACAAAGCGAAATCAACCTGCCATACATTACTGCAGTTGATGGTATGCCTAAGCACTTGGTTAAATCTTTAAGCAAAGCTAAATTTGAGCAACTGGCTGATAGCTTAATTAAACGTACTATTGAGCCTTGCCGTACTGCATTGAAAAATGCTGGTTACAGCACTTCAGATATCGATGAGATTATCCTGGTTGGTGGTTCAACCCGTATCCCTGCTATTCAAGAGGCTGTTCAAAAATTCTTCGGTAAAGCGCCTTCAAAAGGTGTTAACCCTGATGAGGTTGTGGCCATCGGTGCTGCAATTCAAGGTGGTGTATTAACCGGCGAAGTTAAAGACGTGTTATTGTTAGACGTTACCCCACTTTCATTAGGTATCGAAACTATGGGTGGTGTAATGACCCGCTTAATCGAATCTAACACTACTATCCCAAGCAAAAAATCTGAGACTTTCTCAACCGCGTCTGATAACCAGCCATCGGTAGAGATCCACATTTTGCAAGGTGAGCGCCCTATGG
Coding sequences within:
- the dnaK gene encoding molecular chaperone DnaK, whose translation is MSKIIGIDLGTTNSCVAVMEGNEPVVIANSEGKRTTPSVVAFVDNGERKVGDPAKRQSITNPTKTIYSIKRFMGNSFNEVTTEVGRVPYKVVKGDNNTPRVEIGDRKYTPQEISAMILQKMKKTAEDFLGQEVTEAVITVPAYFNDAQRQATKEAGEIAGLTVKRIINEPTAAALAYGLDKAHKDMKIVVFDCGGGTHDVSVLELGDGVFEVKSTDGDTHLGGDDFDQVIIDWLADEFKSDEGIDLRKDPMALQRLKEAAEKAKIELSSTAQSEINLPYITAVDGMPKHLVKSLSKAKFEQLADSLIKRTIEPCRTALKNAGYSTSDIDEIILVGGSTRIPAIQEAVQKFFGKAPSKGVNPDEVVAIGAAIQGGVLTGEVKDVLLLDVTPLSLGIETMGGVMTRLIESNTTIPSKKSETFSTASDNQPSVEIHILQGERPMAAQNRTLGRFHLDSIPPAPRGVPQVEVTFDIDANGILHVSAKDKATGKEQKIRIEASSGLTDAEIKKMKDEAEANADADRKAKEEVEKLNGADALIFSTEKQLKEYGDKIPADKKAPIESSLEKLKSAFSAKDLDAIEAAQTELNAAWATASEDMYKATGDAGQGQPNAGGPEAGGAQGGDTVTDVDFEEVK